The Raphanus sativus cultivar WK10039 chromosome 2, ASM80110v3, whole genome shotgun sequence DNA segment TTTCAGTTTAGTTAAACATCTCCATCTATACGTAGATATATTAGTTTACTTTAGATTTTTACGGGAGTATGgagattttatttttcattgtttAAGATCTTTTGCTTAtagattttaataatataatccaatttaaaagaaaaaaaatcgtgTTTGGGCCTGCATCACGCTCCACCCCTACATCGAAAATATTTAgttgataccaaattttgttaCTTGTTGTCAACAGAAATATTGATATTGAAGAGTCATTAACCAGTAGAATTATTTACTGGGGTCTATTGATATTGTTAAATTACTTTAGGAGACAAGTTTGCGGAATTAGTTAATTTAATTCGGCCGGAATTTGGGAACTGTCctcctaaatattttattttaatgctAAGCCGGACAGAATTTTATTTTCCtctctttaattttaatatctaaGTAAGCTAAATTCATTTGATAAAGTAAATTAGCCTGCCCCAcgattattataaataaatactaataAACACACAATAATTGAAAGATGTTAATTCTCTGTGTAGATCATTAATTAACGTTTATTTTAAGCATGCGAAGTAAATGAGAAAACAACATAAAGTTGCGGAATAATCCAAAAGCAAAATTTATTCCCTCCgctatattttagaaaaaaatttgtttgaaaaagatatatatatatatatatatatatatatatatttaccttttcaatatattattttaaaaaattgtaaatttcaaaaaattaatgatatttattgaatttctaTTGGCTAAAAATTATGGAAATTTGCTATTCACAAAAACAgtacatttaaaatcaaatttaatgtgtttttctaatatatgtgaaaaatcgaaaatatatgtatatttttgaaaagaaaagggTATAATTTACTAGCGTACAACACAACTATCTTAATAGagaactagattctgatccgccaTTTCAGAAGGAaggtatattttttgtcataaattttatttaagaaatttaatttctatatttgcagttttttaatcagatttgtgtttaatattgatttagtttaacataatttttggtaactatattaaatatgtcaagttgcataactatacacttgttacatatgtatttcaaaaattattttaactttatttctaaagtttgcaacatattatattttctaagtagttatctaatataattagtcaagaatattcgtACTCAGAAAACTTGATTTAGAATCGATTCAAAACTCAAAGTCTCATGCTCCGTTAGATCTAGTCTTTATACTCGGATGGTTCTTAAAGTGTTACATCTGAAAACCAATTTCAAACCAGCCCGCACGGAAAACCggataaaatttttgaaaaatgtttgaaaaaataaaattttatatattctgTTAAATATGTGTGTCTAAGTGGGTTAATATAGTTTTCACTAAATTTagataaaatcacatttaataaatatttttaactgaataacctatttaaaacccgttaaactgaataagtttatatgaatattttttcgAAACACAAAGAatcacaatttaaaaatatcttgagtttttttatttgggaattttcaaaatatatatggttacaaaatattttttttagtgtgTAAATGcttacaaaatatgtttttagtttgtAACTACATTAAATAAGTCAAGTTTCATAACTATGCACTCATGTCATATGTATTTCAAAagctattttttaatttattcataaagtttgcaacatattatatatttttagtattttttataggaaaaatgATTGCTGGCTACGTGAAGTATTAGCCATCACATGGCTAACCATGCAGAGTATACTAATGTATATTTAGCTATATGAAGTATATGTTATGCATGACTACATCCATAAACTTAATGATGTGATATAATTAACATCGCGAGTTTAATTTCATTAATTCAAAAAGTTATATAGATGTCAGAAACCGTTTAAATCTACCgtttcatcaattaaaatatggTGTTTTTGACggtaatttaacaaaatttagattttgatccgcgttttaaaagcgttaaaatatttttaacaaaatctaatttataaaatcaatatgtttataacattttgttaagtagtgttttaacattttttattttagtgtatttgaaaactatacaattatatcattttatttatattaaatatgaaagttatataagatattatttaattttgtttttaattagtttagtctgtttttttgttaaatttcaataaaatatatgtaattcttttgattaattttgtgatatatatttttttttatttgatctatttttattataaaggtTATTTGATGTCGATTTACTAactctaatatattatttgtttaatataaaaataattaaattacttaaactaatgaattattttatttatattttcataaaaattgcATTCATTTAACTTACTAAACcatattatattcttatattatttattcttaaaattaaataattaataattatacacgagagattatttttggtttaaatgacatcaaataagttttaaacaaataaaatgttagagTCAATGAATTGACATCAAATAagttttgtaattaaaatttatcaaataagtatatatcatacaattcatcaagcaaactacagaaaattattaaaatttcataaaaaaatattaagataactaaaaaacaaaattacacaatatcttatattactttcatatcttatataaataaaataatataaatatattgttttcaaatacactaaaataaaaatgttaaaacactaCATatcaaaaaatgttaaaacatattGATGTTGTATATTGgatatgtataaaaaaattcttacgcTTTTAATATATtggattaaaatataattttagttgAATTATTGTCGTATTGGtcttattttaattaatgaaacgAGATATTAAAATGGTCTCTGACATCTACATTAATTTTTCGATGAGTGAAATTAAACTTGTGATGTTAGCTACATAACATCATTAAGTTGAGGGATATTGTCATGCATAACATATACTTCGTGTAGCTAGGTATACATTAGTATACTTTGCATGGTTAGCCATGTGCTGGCCAATACTTCACGTAACCAATACTTCATAGCCAGcaatcatttttcttttttttttattataccAGTTATAACTGCCCATGTTTTACTACTAAACTTAATTAggtgttttataaaaaaaatataactgatACACGTTAATTACATCTCaggatgtcaaaaaaaaacaattacatttCAATATATAATTGCTTGTCGTTTGTAACTGATTAAATTCAGTGGGTGGCGactaatataaaaagaaaaataattagatgCAGTTAGAGAATTAAAGTAGATCccaatttttatggttttcgaAGTGGTggttacaaaaattatatttagatgCAGTTAGgaaatataaagtttattttttgtgtATGTATTGTTGAAAAAATTAGTTGGACATAACATATATCAACCGGtaaaatttgtgttttaatagaatagatgtctttatgcttaaatattttaatattttaagatacTTAAATGTTTTggctacaaaattatattaaaatgcaatttttataactattaaaaatGCAATTTCTCATTTAAATGTTACTCCATGTATTTATGCATGTGTATTTTAATATACTTAAATGTTTAggctataaaattatataatgaaatttatcatttaaatgTTACGTCTTTATGCATATGTTTTAAGTTACACTAGATTATGACCgtcatttattttttgtttaattttttttgaaaaggttaaattttaattagatttttgtgtaatcatttttaagtttaatattaatttaatttgatataatagtctcttaaataaatgaaatatataattgGACCAAACATTTATCAATTAGACATGATTCTATTTAATtagaatactagattttgatccgctcAACCGAGCgggattttaattttatttatacatatatatatttgtttacattattatgggtatatatttttaatattaattatatatttaaatatttatttgttattatttttttgtcaaccaaatatttatttatttatgtttattaattttagataatatattgttgtatatatataaatttaagatatgttaaatttgtatacatttattatatagtatgtTAGTCCGTTTGACATCATATTATactattttagtataaatatttttatttatgaaaataaaatatattaatatatcattttaatttagttttatcatatttagttcaatataataattatgttaatttaataaattatgattataaataaataaagtatgataaaagtttatttttcattttaaacaataactaaaaatatattgaagcataataatattcttaaatattaacatattttagattatataataaaatttatcaataagtatataaaattagatgttatatattatctaattttataataatgtttgtgtaatttataaattagtattttttttttaatttattagtttgaaatatatgtgaaaattaaattatgttgGACCTACATAATAGAGAAAACAAATTTTTGGATACTGATAAAAGTATTTTacagaatttttaatttttgtctatagaataaaaatgaattttatttttaattatatttgatgataattaaaatttcaaataactagttttcaaaatatattttaagaagattttaactgattttaaaaagattttgttagaatcttccttcaaatatctatttacatttctaataaaaataagatatgaaaagatatcataacatatgcaaaatttaataaattttataaagttgatccaaattaaaaaaatcacacataaagTTAAATagtgacttctattttaatatataagactagattttgattcaCTTTTAAAAagatggatatattttttgttttacattttcttagaaatttatttttttatattttgtattttaatcatatttgtgtttttattttgtataatattttttaaataattaataaaatattttaataattgtattaaaataattggatcATACGTCATGTCcatattttaatagagtagatattTTGTCTTATTGAAATTCCAAACCATTTTAAAGGAAGTAAATCAACTATTTCCTTTCGTTAAGAACAGTTTGATTACACTGTTAACCAACTTAACCGTTTGGTTGTGATATAAGCTAACGATAACAACCATATATGGTTCTTTAATTCATTGATATTCTAGTAACTAGTTAAATAAATAACAGTTGATTTATTGATGGGAAGGTTTCAACTTACATATGCACTTATTCTAGAGCTAGAAAAAGTTATGAACACGATTGTATCTATTAACTTTTTCAGTTGacaaattaaatgttttttcttatagattATAATTAATGTGCAATTACACCAATTTTTATAACTATTACATTTTCAGAAAGTTTGAATACTTGTAttagttattataattgtttttaaatgcgttttttaactatatatcaCCAATTGGAATTTTAATAGACTGATCTATAGTGATTTTTAGCTAACAAAATAGTAGTACAATTTATAGATCATAAAAAATCGCGGTCGAGTTCGAACAGAATTGATTAGTCATATGAAATTATATGCCATTTACTTTATCATCAAAATCAGTTTTGTGTGTGTGGGGGTGGGTGGGGGGATACACTCGACCCAACCTTAAATAAATGATCTCTCGATACATGAATGattgatgttttaaaatttgtacATATACTAAGAAAAGTTAATACTTTTTGTTCATTATCTTTCAGTTTTACCAATCAAATTTTCTGGAGAAAGGGAGAGGTGACGGGAATATACACTCGATCCAACCTTTAATTATATGATCTCTCAGTATATGAATAattgatgttttaaactttatacacatattaagaaaagtTAATACTTTCTTTTGTTCATTACTTTTCGGTCAAGTTTAACactcatatttttatattctaatttatatttaaattttaaaaataaatacattaattatactctaaaacataattttttcaaatactaaaccaaaatttaaaacatcaatCATAAGGAGTATTTTTTTGGTTACCAAATGTTTTTGACCATATTAAGTAACCAATATGCTATCGTTTTCTATATAACCATTTCTTAACCGATCTAAACACGTAATCACCAATCAGATCAGAACCCAAATATTATTCTTATGTCTTCAAGACTATATCATCCTTTCCAATATTTTAAAACCATTAATAGAAACATATGTTATTAGGCTATCAGCAAACGTTATACTTAGAATTAATGTGAAATCATCTTTATGTACATATTACTAGGTAAATAATCCGCATTTTTCTGTGTGGAgtgacatattttataaaatatttattacacagataattttttagaataaaatttttaaataacaaaacacatataaaatatattttagtgacTTAATCAAATCTGAATTGTAAACTATTTAGTTTTCACAATTCAAATATGCTATATATTTCtatgattttgaaattaaaatatttatattttatatggtatatagtttaactCAAGcgatattaaaatatatatattttataaatatatattatatgaaacTTCTCACacaaatgattttataatcaTTTGTATTCTGATGCAACAAAAAGTTAAACtattaatcataaaattttcaatttaagaattttattagttttagtaacatatatgaaaatttatttttatatagtcaacataattgtttaatttaatttaataatgcaaaatttaaaatatagagaatatataaattattatcaaatatttattattaaattattaattgttatatatattttaatcatattaggtaattttgtAATCCTTTTTAAGGAAAGAATgaagatttttgttttatagATTACTAGTTAATTTATGGTTATTTAATAAGAAATACATATATGTTTTGATAGATCAATTTATTTCTAAGAATTTTACAAGTTATTGTAGTGATACACGTGACATATTTAAACtttcaaatattatataatgtaTTTGAACCAAAACAAATCATGTGATAGAGTGACTCTCATCAATTACACTAGTTTGATTGGATATCCATGTAACATATAATCCCATACGTTTTCATCGGAAGAAAAGGACTCAGGCCTGCTATTGTACACTATAGAACTGAGGTAATCTTCAATTCAGAACTAAGCATGATGTTGATAGAAACATTAATTTAACACCAATTCTCATTTGTCCGGCCAATAATTTCAACTAGCTCATTGAGTTATGGTGCTGGAAATTCATTTtcttggcttttttttttgaaaaaaaaaacaataactacGTCATGTGTCTATAATGCCGTAAGCATACACAGACCAAACTTTCTTACACAATAAATTTCTTAGATTTTTCCgctttataattttcttttttggtacGGGACAGATTTTGAGGATCCTTTAACCATTCTTTTGAGAATCGttgaatctttttttatttttcgtcGCTTAGTTATCTTCGCATAATTCAGTGTTGACAATTTTGGGAGACGTTTTTCCAAATCAATATCgttttaattaacaaataaaaggacgttattaaaaatattgatttcaaCGGCcggagaaattaaaaaaattgaatagaGTTAAATAAGAATAATCCTAAAGCTAAACTCAGTCGCTATTTATAGCTAAGCCACAAGCTTCTCTCACCAGTCACCACAGACAAACAAAATAAAGGTTTGGTTCCAAAAGCTAAAAGCTTCCCTCTACGAATAGCAAATCACACataacacaacacaacacaatGATAGCTTACATAGAGCCATACTTCTTGGATAACGACGCCGACACCGCCTCCGTTACCGGACAATCTTTCGATGGTGTCTCCGAGTCACTCGACATCCAGGGAGAAATCTTATGCGACGGTGCTGCGGCGGATATCGCCGGGAAGGACTTTGGTGGCATGAACTGCGTGAAGCCTCTTGCGGTGGTGAGACCCGTGGGACCTGAGGATATCGCCGGAGCGGTGAGAGCAGCTCTGAGGTCCGATAAACTCACGGTGGCGGCGCGAGGAAACGGCCATTCGATCAACGGCCAGGCCATGGCGGAAGGAGGGCTTGTCGTCGATATGCGTTCCACGGCGGAGAATCATTTCGAGGTTGGATATTTACCCGGTGGTGGTGCGTTTGTTGACGTCTCCGGAGGGGCATTATGGGAAAATGTGTTGAAACGGTGCGTTTCGGAGTATGGTTTGGCGCCTCGGTCGTGGACTGATTACCTCGGGTTAACGGTTGGCGGGACGTTGTCGAATGCCGGCGTTAGTGGACAAGCGTTCCGTTACGGACCACAGACGTCAAATGTGACGGAGTTAGACGTGGTGACGGGAAACGGAGACGCCGTTACTTGCTCGGAGATGGAGAACTCGGAgctcttcttctctgttttagGTGGTCTTGGCCAATTCGGTATCATCACCAGAGCTAGGGTTTTGCTACAGCCAGCACCAGATATGGTGAATACTTTAAATCTCcaaagttaaaataatattttataatcttaattagatctttttttgtcaacagttAGATCTTTTTAAATTGTGaatgatgtattttttttttataaaaaatattattcaattgTGAAAATTGGTTATTTGAAATGATTGTATTAGGTGAGGTGGATAAGAGTCGTTTACACCGAGTTCGACGAGTTCACTGGTGACGCCGAGTGGCTAGTGAGTCAGAAGGACGAGTCAACGTTTGATTACGTGGAGGGATTCGTGTTCGTCAACGGCGATGACCTGGTCAACGGGTGGCCTACGGTTCCACTCCACCCAGACCACGACTTTGACCCGACCCGACTCCCACAATCATCCGGATCGGTTCTTTACTGCCTTGAACTAGCTCTCCACTACCGAGATTCCGACTCAAACTCAGCCGTCGACAAGGTAACTTCGACAACGCAAACTCTACATTAGAAACTATGTTTGACCAAAATTGACCTTTAAAGTTGACCCGTTAACATTCATTCGACACGTAGTTAATACAGGACCGCTTTGAGCTTTCTCGACTTCCATGATTACaacataaaattcaaaaaaacaGTGTAACgatatataaatactaaaatattagaGAAATATGATAGGGAATTATACAGTCTCTTGTCTGACTGCATAATATGAAACTGACCATACATTGGGTAAATGTATCTTCCATTTTGGATTTTCTGACAAGaaataaagttttgattttcttcAATTAACCACGTTATTATGAAAACGACATTTATCTTCATCTTTTTCTCTCATTCCTTTTTGCTTTTGTTGTCTCTCTCTCATTGAAACCCCCATCTTTTTAGATAACTATAAGCTTTTCAAACTCTATTATTTAGGTTAGGACACATACGTGTGGCATGTCTATTGGGCAGGCGGTAATTTTAATCATACTTATAAACGTTTTCAAGTAACATTGATGATATGATTTCAGAAAATCTGGACATCGTTTTACGtgtaattatatgtaaattaatgaAGCAGATGAACTGAAATACCCTGCTGACCTTTCATTTTTTTGTGAAGAGAGTGGAGAGATTGATAGGACGGCTGAGATTTATTAAAGGACTGAGGTTCGAGGTTGATCTACCTTACGTTGACTTTTTACTGAGAGTAAACCAGTCTGAGGAGATAGCGAAGGTGAACGGCACGTGGGAAACGCCGCACCCTTGGCTTAACCTCTTCGTGTCGAAACGTGACATCGGAGAATTTGATCGGACGGTTTTCAAGGAACTTGCCAAGAACGGAGTCGGAGGGCCCATGCTGGTCTACCCACTCTTGCGAAGCAGGTTAAATATTGCCTAAATCTCCTTTTTAAATGGACCCATCTTTTCTTTAAGGATTCACTCGACAATgcaatctatctatctatctaaaaGACATGAGAACATGATCGGTCTAGTTAGTTTTTTTGTTCCTTGGCACGTTTTAATTACCTCTGATGATTAGTTGTCCTAAAAGGTTCCACACACAAGTCACGAGACGTGCGACTGTGATCGAACCTATTGTCGCGGATGTGGCACACGTGCTTGTACCCCTCTGCATCGGAGTTTAGTGAGGTCGTTTAGATTTTATAGGCGACATCGAGGAATATCTTAGTGTAAATACAATGCCCGTTCTAGGTATTACGGTTGGGTTGGTGACGGAGTTGTATTGCAACCGTCATAGTATATGAAAAGAGTGTCTGAACGATAGAAATCTGTGGGGACAAAGATACGCTTCTGGGACCCACTAAGCTTCAGTTAATCTCATTTACTTTCTTTTCTAGTTCTAGATAAGTCTTTTGTACTTTACTGAGATGGATCTGAGGGTAGTTCGTCATTAggtattttttacttttatgtgGAAAATGAGATTTGCTGGTATAAACTGGTAGACGTAAGAAAACGAAATCACTCGAGGGGCTTACTGCAAAGGGACAAAGTGTCTACCTAACTTTACTtttattctcaaaaaaaaactttactttTATTCTCcttgatttttaattttcttttgacCGATATGCCCTTGGTATTGTCTTGAagattttttatatactttttgtttagTGGTAAATGATTTAAGAGTCTCAATCATTAACTAACAGTTTGGTCTGAAATTTTATCAGGTGGGATGACCGTACGTCCGTGGTTTTACCGGAAGGAGATATATTCTACATAGTGGCATTGCTTCGATTCGTACCGACGTGTGCTAAAGCTTCATCGGTCGAGAAGATGGTGGCTCAAAATCAGGAGGTTGTTCAATGGTGTGTCAGAAAGGGAATAGATTTTAAGCTGTATCTTCCTCACTACAAGTCTCGAGAGGAATGGATTCGTCATTTTGGGAACCGATGGTCGAGGTTCGTTGACAGAAAATCTATGTACGATCCCATGGCTATCCTTTCACCGGGTCAAAAGATTTTCAATAGGGCTCCTTGACCCCCTATTTTACTTTTGTATTCTTGAGTTTCGTTGCTctaatgtaatttttatatgtatctttttctttctaattttcTTTCTCCCAAGAAAAAATCaactgttttaaaaaaaaaaaattcaaagatcCAGTTATGGAGTTCTGTTCACAAGAAATACGCTCttctttttgttcaaaataaaaatctataaaattaaatttactttCTACTTTATTAAATTTAACAATATCTAGAGTAATAgcttggggggggggggggggcgcAAATGATTGTCACAACACACACCAATAGAATAAGTATTCGTGATAAAGGTTGAGTGGAGTTTCATTAcgtatgtatttaaaaa contains these protein-coding regions:
- the LOC108824931 gene encoding cytokinin dehydrogenase 7, with amino-acid sequence MIAYIEPYFLDNDADTASVTGQSFDGVSESLDIQGEILCDGAAADIAGKDFGGMNCVKPLAVVRPVGPEDIAGAVRAALRSDKLTVAARGNGHSINGQAMAEGGLVVDMRSTAENHFEVGYLPGGGAFVDVSGGALWENVLKRCVSEYGLAPRSWTDYLGLTVGGTLSNAGVSGQAFRYGPQTSNVTELDVVTGNGDAVTCSEMENSELFFSVLGGLGQFGIITRARVLLQPAPDMVRWIRVVYTEFDEFTGDAEWLVSQKDESTFDYVEGFVFVNGDDLVNGWPTVPLHPDHDFDPTRLPQSSGSVLYCLELALHYRDSDSNSAVDKRVERLIGRLRFIKGLRFEVDLPYVDFLLRVNQSEEIAKVNGTWETPHPWLNLFVSKRDIGEFDRTVFKELAKNGVGGPMLVYPLLRSRWDDRTSVVLPEGDIFYIVALLRFVPTCAKASSVEKMVAQNQEVVQWCVRKGIDFKLYLPHYKSREEWIRHFGNRWSRFVDRKSMYDPMAILSPGQKIFNRAP